A section of the Tachysurus fulvidraco isolate hzauxx_2018 chromosome 7, HZAU_PFXX_2.0, whole genome shotgun sequence genome encodes:
- the LOC113660552 gene encoding SUN domain-containing protein 2-like translates to MVQHRKKRHSLRLLTNGYYKLHNDRMRFISYEETPVRIFKKKRKMPELGEVFIKGEVCRNFIDEFSASDSQSLETRAVMLASDTPHWWKASLLGRCCTVVRKTIPLSLFLLFGFFFFLGYMCANKYISQHEEHSLQHSETHIYDILLKEIYLLKQIIKDYRLENEDTVHRALSLHRADDIGMADYALKSLGASVLTSSENHKIRYCSLFGINFWCKNKGPETVLQPDIYPGNCWGFKGSEGHLVISLPYPIRITHVTMQHLPRVLSPSHNMKSAPKDFAVYGLEENRNEGKHLGTFTYDQDGEPIQTFKLPDCPSRLFRLVELRILSNWGHPDYTCVYRFRIHSQPSCK, encoded by the exons ATGGTTCAACACAGAA AAAAACGGCACAGTCTGAGACTGCTGACCAATGGGTATTATAAACTCCATAATGACAGAATGCGATTTATCTCTTATGAGGAGACCCctgtcag gatCTTCAAGAAAAAGCGAAAAATGCCCGAACTGGGCGAAGTCTTCATAAAGGGTGAAGTCTGTCGCAACTTCATTGATGAATTCAGCGCGAGTGATTCACAGAGTCTGGAAACAA GGGCAGTCATGCTGGCATCTGATACACCTCATTGGTGGAAGGCTTCCCTTCTCGGCAG ATGCTGTACAGTTGTAAGGAAGACGATTCCTCTTTCCCTCTTCCTCCTGTTTggttttt tttTCTTTTTAGGCTACATGTGTGCTAATAAATACATATCTCAGCATGAAGAGCACTCACTGCAGCACTCTGAAACACatatttatgacattttatta aAAGAGATTTACTTATTGAAACAGATCATAAAAGATTACAGGCTTGAAAACGAg GATACAGTACACAGAGCTTTGAGTCTTCACAGAGCTGATGATATTGGAATGGCTGACTACGCACTAAAGTCCTTAG gtgcaaGTGTGCTTACCAGTTCAGAGAATCATAAAATAAGATACTGCAGTCTGTTTGGCATCAACTTCTGGTGCAAGAATAAAGGCCCTGAAACTGTTTTACAG ccAGACATATACCCCGGTAACTGTTGGGGATTTAAAGGTTCTGAAGGGCACCTGGTCATCTCTCTGCCCTACCCTATAAGAATCACCCACGTTACGATGCAGCATCTGCCCCGAGTACTCTCTCCCAGCCACAACATGAAGAGTGCACCAAAAGACTTCGCAGTTTAC GGACTGGAGGAAAACAGAAATGAAGGAAAACATCTTGGAACATTCACCTATGACCAGGACGGCGAACCGATCCAGACCTTCAAACTACCG GACTGTCCGAGTCGGTTGTTTCGGCTGGTGGAGCTGAGGATCCTAAGTAATTGGGGTCACCCTGACTACACTTGTGTGTATCGTTTCAGGATACACAGCCAGCCAAGCTGCAAGTAA
- the LOC113660554 gene encoding SUN domain-containing protein 2-like isoform X1, translated as MVQHNEMARSSPRLVTNRHNPARPKIPNIYKETPVRIFKKRKRKPKSPHKPFIKEEVCHNVTNEFSMSDSQSLDTRAVTLASDKPHQQAFLLSRYCAIVMKMIPLTLFLLLGIVFSLGYMCVNKYMSRHEEHSLQHTLQIYDILLKEIDSMKEIIKHYRLENEDTVHRALSLRRADDIGMADYALESLGATVLTSSKSHNIRYCSLFGINLRCKNKGPETVLRPDVYPGNCWGFRGSEGHLVISLPYPIRITHVTMQHLPRVLSPSQQIKSAPKDFAVYGLEGNRNEAEHLGTFTYDQDGEPIQTFKLPDCPSRLFQLVELKILSNWGHPDYTCVYRFRIHSQPSCK; from the exons ATGGTTCAACACAACG AAATGGCACGGAGCAGTCCGAGACTGGTGACAAACAGGCATAATCCTGCTCGCCCCAAAATTCCAAACATCTATAAGGAGACCcctgtcag GATCTTCaagaaaaggaagaggaagCCCAAAAGTCCACACAAACCCTTCATAAAGGAGGAAGTCTGTCACAATGTAACTAATGAATTCAGCATGAGTGATTCCCAGAGCCTGGATACAA GGGCAGTCACACTGGCATCTGATAAACCTCATCAGCAGGCTTTCCTTCTCAGcag ATACTGTGCAATTGTGATGAAGATGATTCCTCTCACCCTCTTCCTCCTGTTGGGTATTG tttTCTCTTTAGGCTACATGTgtgttaataaatacatgtctcGGCATGAAGAGCACTCCCTGCAGCACACACTGCagatttatgacattttatta AAAGAGATTGACTCAATGAAAGAGATCATAAAACATTACAGGCTTGAAAAtgag GATACAGTACACAGAGCTCTGAGTCTTCGAAGAGCTGATGATATTGGAATGGCTGACTATGCGCTGGAGTCTTTAG gtgcaaCTGTGCTAACCAGTTCAAAGTCCCATAATATCAGATACTGCAGTCTGTTCGGAATCAATTTGCGGTGCAAGAATAAAGGCCCTGAAACTGTTTTACGG ccGGATGTATACCCCGGTAACTGTTGGGGATTTAGAGGGTCTGAAGGGCACCTGGTCATCTCTCTGCCCTACCCTATAAGAATCACCCACGTTACGATGCAGCATCTGCCCCGAGTACTCTCTCCCAGCCAACAAATCAAAAGCGCACCCAAAGACTTCGCAGTTTAC GGACTGGAGGGAAACAGAAATGAAGCAGAACATCTTGGAACATTCACCTATGACCAGGATGGAGAACCGATCCAGACCTTCAAACTACCG GACTGTCCGAGTCGGCTGTTTCAGCTGGTGGAGCTGAAGATCTTAAGTAATTGGGGTCATCCTGACTACACTTGTGTGTATCGCTTCAGGATCCACAGCCAGCCAAGCTGCAAGTAA
- the LOC113660554 gene encoding SUN domain-containing protein 2-like isoform X2 has product MARSSPRLVTNRHNPARPKIPNIYKETPVRIFKKRKRKPKSPHKPFIKEEVCHNVTNEFSMSDSQSLDTRAVTLASDKPHQQAFLLSRYCAIVMKMIPLTLFLLLGIVFSLGYMCVNKYMSRHEEHSLQHTLQIYDILLKEIDSMKEIIKHYRLENEDTVHRALSLRRADDIGMADYALESLGATVLTSSKSHNIRYCSLFGINLRCKNKGPETVLRPDVYPGNCWGFRGSEGHLVISLPYPIRITHVTMQHLPRVLSPSQQIKSAPKDFAVYGLEGNRNEAEHLGTFTYDQDGEPIQTFKLPDCPSRLFQLVELKILSNWGHPDYTCVYRFRIHSQPSCK; this is encoded by the exons ATGGCACGGAGCAGTCCGAGACTGGTGACAAACAGGCATAATCCTGCTCGCCCCAAAATTCCAAACATCTATAAGGAGACCcctgtcag GATCTTCaagaaaaggaagaggaagCCCAAAAGTCCACACAAACCCTTCATAAAGGAGGAAGTCTGTCACAATGTAACTAATGAATTCAGCATGAGTGATTCCCAGAGCCTGGATACAA GGGCAGTCACACTGGCATCTGATAAACCTCATCAGCAGGCTTTCCTTCTCAGcag ATACTGTGCAATTGTGATGAAGATGATTCCTCTCACCCTCTTCCTCCTGTTGGGTATTG tttTCTCTTTAGGCTACATGTgtgttaataaatacatgtctcGGCATGAAGAGCACTCCCTGCAGCACACACTGCagatttatgacattttatta AAAGAGATTGACTCAATGAAAGAGATCATAAAACATTACAGGCTTGAAAAtgag GATACAGTACACAGAGCTCTGAGTCTTCGAAGAGCTGATGATATTGGAATGGCTGACTATGCGCTGGAGTCTTTAG gtgcaaCTGTGCTAACCAGTTCAAAGTCCCATAATATCAGATACTGCAGTCTGTTCGGAATCAATTTGCGGTGCAAGAATAAAGGCCCTGAAACTGTTTTACGG ccGGATGTATACCCCGGTAACTGTTGGGGATTTAGAGGGTCTGAAGGGCACCTGGTCATCTCTCTGCCCTACCCTATAAGAATCACCCACGTTACGATGCAGCATCTGCCCCGAGTACTCTCTCCCAGCCAACAAATCAAAAGCGCACCCAAAGACTTCGCAGTTTAC GGACTGGAGGGAAACAGAAATGAAGCAGAACATCTTGGAACATTCACCTATGACCAGGATGGAGAACCGATCCAGACCTTCAAACTACCG GACTGTCCGAGTCGGCTGTTTCAGCTGGTGGAGCTGAAGATCTTAAGTAATTGGGGTCATCCTGACTACACTTGTGTGTATCGCTTCAGGATCCACAGCCAGCCAAGCTGCAAGTAA